In the Ilumatobacteraceae bacterium genome, one interval contains:
- a CDS encoding DMT family transporter, protein MLRSVARAFVGEEELTERQGAILVATAGVVFSFTAIAYRAVDSATDWQFLAYRGLSTTAAMVLLTVARSRHRPVPFRETNARVVLAALLLALTSMFYILALSRTSAATTLFLLATAPLFAALIGWLALRERVDRATVVAIGMSGVGIAIMVGSGLEAGSGVGVLFAATMPILIGSYNVALRSAGHVDPVIPALISGVMLAVGSGAMALFDGGLGVTWHDAVLASITGGFALGVGLPLFNLGHRSVASARVSLLLMTEIVLAPLWVWIWPGERPRNSTLVGGLIVLTTVAWLLTRASARDPDDDQLATTPAV, encoded by the coding sequence GTGCTCCGATCGGTCGCCCGCGCGTTCGTCGGCGAGGAAGAACTCACCGAACGCCAGGGAGCGATCCTCGTCGCCACCGCCGGCGTGGTCTTCAGCTTCACGGCGATCGCCTACCGTGCGGTCGACAGCGCGACCGACTGGCAGTTCCTCGCCTACCGGGGCCTGTCGACCACCGCCGCGATGGTCCTGCTCACCGTGGCCAGGAGCCGCCACCGACCGGTCCCGTTCCGCGAGACCAACGCCCGCGTCGTGCTCGCCGCGCTGCTGCTGGCGCTCACGTCGATGTTCTACATCCTGGCGCTGAGCCGCACGTCGGCCGCCACCACGCTGTTCCTCCTCGCGACTGCGCCGCTCTTCGCCGCGCTCATCGGGTGGCTCGCGCTGCGCGAACGGGTCGACCGGGCGACGGTCGTCGCGATCGGCATGTCCGGGGTCGGCATCGCGATCATGGTCGGCTCCGGACTCGAGGCCGGATCGGGCGTCGGCGTGCTGTTCGCGGCGACGATGCCGATCCTGATCGGGTCGTACAACGTCGCACTTCGATCGGCCGGCCACGTCGACCCGGTGATCCCCGCCCTGATCTCGGGCGTCATGCTCGCCGTCGGTTCGGGAGCGATGGCCTTGTTCGACGGCGGGCTCGGCGTCACCTGGCACGACGCCGTGCTGGCCAGCATCACCGGCGGCTTCGCGCTGGGGGTCGGCCTCCCGCTGTTCAACCTCGGTCATCGCTCCGTGGCGTCGGCCCGCGTGTCGCTCCTCCTGATGACCGAGATCGTGCTCGCCCCGCTGTGGGTGTGGATCTGGCCCGGTGAACGACCGCGCAACTCCACGTTGGTGGGCGGTCTGATCGTGCTCACCACGGTTGCCTGGCTCCTGACACGGGCGTCAGCGCGCGACCCCGACGACGACCAGCTCGCCACCACGCCGGCGGTCTGA
- a CDS encoding amidohydrolase family protein: MAYIERRVHDADAHIMEPPTWLRDHADPDIRDRIEIPTYANELVQTGEAPAGEAPDPAELDDIFARLTERHHSDEFLATEETDVMQRKNFAATGAFLAEDRPRVLDFIGVDSQLLFNTFHNSRLYQWEHGDGGPVDLDLAYGTARAHNRGMTEFCSVDDRLLATCYVPLADFDRSDAMATEAIEMGAAALLVASGCPAGHSPSHRELDRVWRQAEEAGIPVVFHVGGTGDLIDPNYFHNGLPIPPDFHGGAENFRSVDYMAIPFPPMQTLATMIFDGVLDRHPNLRIGVIEQGCIWLPSWLKQMESAMDAFGRHEERLRQLSMKPGEFVERQVRVTPYPTEDVGWVTDQVGPNILLFNTDYPHVEGGRRPFERFERSLGDRSDEIRDRFYADNFVDLMGSAVSALI, encoded by the coding sequence ATGGCCTACATCGAACGTCGAGTGCACGATGCCGACGCCCACATCATGGAACCGCCGACCTGGCTGCGCGACCACGCCGACCCCGACATCCGGGACCGCATCGAGATCCCGACCTACGCGAACGAACTGGTGCAGACCGGCGAGGCACCGGCCGGCGAGGCACCCGACCCGGCCGAACTCGACGACATCTTCGCCCGGCTGACCGAGCGTCATCACAGCGACGAGTTCCTCGCCACCGAGGAGACCGACGTGATGCAGCGGAAGAACTTCGCCGCGACCGGCGCCTTCCTCGCCGAGGATCGACCTCGCGTGCTCGACTTCATCGGCGTCGACAGCCAGCTGCTGTTCAACACGTTCCACAACAGCCGGCTCTACCAGTGGGAGCACGGCGACGGCGGCCCGGTCGACCTGGACCTCGCCTACGGCACCGCCCGCGCCCACAACCGGGGCATGACCGAGTTCTGTTCGGTCGACGACCGACTGCTCGCCACCTGCTACGTCCCGCTCGCCGACTTCGACCGCTCCGACGCGATGGCGACCGAGGCGATCGAGATGGGTGCGGCGGCGCTCCTGGTCGCCTCCGGCTGCCCGGCCGGGCACTCGCCATCGCACCGCGAGCTCGACCGGGTCTGGCGGCAGGCCGAGGAAGCCGGCATCCCGGTCGTCTTCCACGTCGGCGGCACCGGCGACCTGATCGACCCGAACTACTTCCACAACGGACTGCCGATCCCGCCCGATTTCCACGGTGGCGCCGAGAACTTCCGCTCGGTCGACTACATGGCGATCCCGTTCCCGCCGATGCAGACGCTCGCCACGATGATCTTCGACGGTGTGCTCGACCGGCACCCGAACCTGCGCATCGGCGTCATCGAGCAGGGCTGCATCTGGTTGCCGAGCTGGCTCAAGCAGATGGAGTCGGCGATGGATGCGTTCGGTCGTCACGAGGAACGACTGCGGCAGCTGTCGATGAAGCCAGGCGAGTTCGTGGAGCGGCAAGTGCGGGTGACGCCGTATCCGACCGAAGACGTGGGGTGGGTGACCGATCAGGTCGGCCCGAACATCTTGCTGTTCAACACCGACTATCCGCACGTCGAGGGTGGCCGGCGCCCGTTCGAACGGTTCGAGCGCAGCCTCGGCGATCGCTCCGACGAGATCCGAGACCGCTTCTACGCCGACAACTTCGTCGACCTGATGGGGTCGGCCGTCAGCGCGCTCATCTGA
- a CDS encoding MFS transporter, whose amino-acid sequence MTTEVEGETDGGIWSSRYLPVTLANLTIVAIAAFDGLALIAALPSIADDLGDVALLPWVITAFLATSAVAGITAGPIIDAVGVRRTFRVTGLWFLLSSGAAAAAPNMPLLVVARALQGIGGGLVISVALAAVGLSYPNRLRPRAFAAISMVWGVLGFGGPAITAGLLAVSGWRMIFVVQLPITALALAAGWRTLPSTRERPQRIVMDVRGILLIAGLVVISLVAVSQSGIRWWFTGLGTAIAIALGAVFWVHAGRAENPLVAREHITRFPLKRVHVTSGLVLIAGLAADNYLPLYMQTTRGRSESFAAFSVLFLTVGWTSAAFVVSRLLEHRWRESDAILLGSLILVPAVALGGVGVALSWPIPVIFVAFFFMGTAIGFVSTSGLTLLQSAADESEMGRVNAAHQFVRTICITYGVAVGGAILLFVVDRQIGDVEVVRDALGGEEIDTSGPILDAIRDGLAWVHVFSGVAAVGCVAAATVLWRQTAARSAAPAPR is encoded by the coding sequence ATGACGACGGAGGTGGAAGGCGAGACGGACGGTGGCATCTGGTCGTCCCGGTACCTTCCCGTCACCCTCGCCAACCTCACGATCGTCGCGATCGCGGCGTTCGACGGGCTCGCGCTCATCGCCGCCCTGCCGTCGATCGCCGACGATCTCGGCGATGTCGCCCTGCTCCCCTGGGTGATCACCGCATTCCTCGCGACGTCGGCCGTCGCCGGCATCACGGCCGGTCCGATCATCGACGCGGTGGGTGTCCGACGGACGTTCCGCGTGACCGGCCTGTGGTTCCTGCTGTCGAGCGGCGCGGCGGCCGCCGCGCCGAACATGCCGCTCCTCGTCGTGGCCCGCGCACTCCAGGGCATCGGCGGCGGCCTCGTGATCTCCGTCGCGCTCGCGGCGGTCGGTCTCAGCTATCCGAATCGGCTCCGCCCACGGGCGTTCGCGGCGATCTCCATGGTGTGGGGTGTGTTGGGCTTCGGTGGCCCCGCGATCACGGCCGGCCTCCTGGCCGTCTCCGGCTGGCGCATGATCTTCGTCGTGCAGTTGCCGATCACGGCGCTGGCGCTCGCCGCCGGGTGGCGAACCCTGCCGAGCACGCGGGAGCGTCCGCAGCGGATCGTGATGGACGTGCGCGGCATCCTGCTCATCGCCGGCCTGGTCGTGATCTCGCTGGTCGCGGTGTCGCAGTCGGGCATCCGCTGGTGGTTCACCGGGCTCGGCACCGCGATCGCGATCGCGCTCGGCGCCGTGTTCTGGGTCCACGCCGGGCGGGCCGAGAACCCGCTGGTCGCCCGTGAGCACATCACCCGCTTCCCGCTCAAGCGCGTGCACGTGACGTCGGGGCTCGTGCTGATCGCCGGCCTCGCTGCCGACAACTACCTGCCGCTCTACATGCAGACGACCCGCGGGCGATCCGAGTCGTTCGCCGCGTTCTCCGTGCTGTTCCTGACCGTCGGGTGGACGTCGGCCGCGTTCGTGGTCAGTCGGTTGCTCGAGCATCGCTGGCGGGAGTCCGACGCGATCCTGCTCGGGTCGCTGATCCTGGTGCCGGCGGTCGCGCTCGGCGGTGTCGGTGTGGCGCTCTCGTGGCCGATCCCGGTGATCTTCGTCGCCTTCTTCTTCATGGGGACCGCGATCGGCTTCGTGTCGACGTCGGGGTTGACGTTGCTGCAGTCGGCCGCCGACGAGTCGGAGATGGGGCGGGTCAACGCCGCACACCAGTTCGTGCGCACGATCTGCATCACCTACGGCGTCGCCGTCGGCGGTGCGATCCTGCTGTTCGTCGTCGATCGGCAGATCGGCGACGTCGAGGTCGTCCGCGACGCGCTCGGCGGCGAGGAGATCGACACCTCGGGCCCGATCCTCGACGCGATCCGCGACGGCCTCGCCTGGGTACACGTGTTCAGCGGCGTGGCCGCGGTGGGGTGCGTGGCCGCGGCGACGGTGCTCTGGCGGCAGACCGCAGCACGGTCGGCAGCACCGGCACCACGCTGA
- a CDS encoding SRPBCC family protein, whose protein sequence is MPVTSVTSDPEALTMTLVGDYPVPVERLWEAFADPRQLERFWGPPTWPATFARHDMTEGGRSNYTMTGPDGETSSGYWIFTSVNPGRSFEVIDGFAGDDGEPNASMPSMTMRMEFTTTPTGSRYTTVTTFPDLASMEQLAEMGMVEGATSAMSQMDDVLADLATFAADRGTESQLLDDTHVRITRIVRGSVEQVWRAHHDADLMRRWMLGPDGWSMPVCEVGVQVGDSFRYEWEADDGSGSFGFEGEVLESNPPRRAVTTERMIGMDGSGVTNELTLTPVGDATLVTLVVTYPSREVRDQVLETGMVEGMEASYARLESLVAV, encoded by the coding sequence ATGCCCGTCACCTCCGTCACCTCCGATCCCGAAGCGCTCACGATGACCCTCGTCGGCGACTACCCCGTCCCGGTCGAACGGCTGTGGGAAGCCTTCGCCGACCCGCGCCAGCTCGAACGCTTCTGGGGGCCGCCGACCTGGCCGGCCACGTTCGCCCGACACGACATGACCGAAGGCGGGCGCAGCAACTACACGATGACCGGGCCCGACGGGGAGACGTCGAGCGGCTACTGGATCTTCACGTCGGTGAACCCAGGACGGAGCTTCGAGGTCATCGACGGGTTCGCCGGCGACGACGGAGAACCCAACGCGTCGATGCCGTCGATGACGATGCGGATGGAGTTCACGACGACGCCGACCGGCTCGCGCTACACCACCGTCACGACGTTCCCCGATCTCGCCTCGATGGAGCAGCTGGCGGAGATGGGCATGGTCGAGGGTGCCACGTCGGCGATGTCGCAGATGGACGACGTGCTCGCCGACCTCGCCACGTTCGCAGCCGACCGCGGGACCGAATCGCAACTGCTCGACGACACACATGTCCGCATCACGCGGATCGTCCGTGGTTCGGTCGAGCAGGTGTGGCGGGCACACCACGACGCCGACCTGATGCGCCGCTGGATGCTCGGCCCCGACGGGTGGTCGATGCCCGTGTGCGAGGTCGGTGTGCAGGTCGGCGACTCGTTCCGCTACGAGTGGGAGGCCGACGACGGCAGCGGGAGCTTCGGCTTCGAGGGCGAGGTGCTGGAGTCGAACCCGCCTCGCCGTGCCGTCACCACGGAACGCATGATCGGCATGGACGGTTCCGGCGTGACGAACGAACTCACCCTGACTCCCGTCGGCGACGCCACCCTGGTGACCCTGGTCGTCACCTACCCGAGCCGTGAGGTCCGTGACCAGGTGCTCGAGACCGGCATGGTCGAGGGCATGGAGGCCTCCTACGCCCGACTCGAATCGTTGGTCGCCGTCTGA
- a CDS encoding metalloregulator ArsR/SmtB family transcription factor — MVVQTEMSDAEVDRLFRALADATRRDIVRRTLTGEASVSALAADYDMSFAAVQKHVAVLEGAGLVSKHRHGRERLVRGNADRIARARAVLTELEALWHARFSQLDEVLANPTGEARTTEA; from the coding sequence ATGGTTGTACAAACTGAGATGTCGGACGCCGAGGTCGACCGGCTCTTCCGAGCACTCGCCGATGCGACCCGACGCGACATCGTCCGGCGGACGCTGACCGGTGAAGCCTCGGTCAGCGCACTGGCGGCCGACTACGACATGAGTTTCGCCGCCGTGCAGAAGCACGTCGCCGTGTTGGAAGGAGCCGGGCTCGTGAGCAAACACCGCCACGGTCGAGAACGCCTCGTGCGCGGCAACGCCGATCGGATCGCCAGGGCGCGGGCGGTGCTCACCGAGCTCGAGGCGCTCTGGCACGCCCGGTTCAGCCAACTCGACGAGGTGCTCGCCAACCCGACCGGCGAGGCCCGAACCACCGAGGCCTGA
- a CDS encoding SDR family NAD(P)-dependent oxidoreductase, producing MEIGADKVAVVTGAGSGIGLALSHAFAAQGCSVVLADVQQDALDAAAAAVAEHGVETMAMIVDVSDRAQVEALAQATIERFGGVHVLCNNAGVSGAGDPWFGPIEGWEWTFGVNLWGVVYGVRAFLPHMIAGGGGHIVNTASMAGLYAGLSPAYDATKHGVVALTESLHHAMEAAQLGVGVSCLCPGWVKTGILDSDRNWPSELGPLPDIDPGAEVSRNYVKRAIDEGMQPGAVANLVVDAVREGRYWIFPHPEWLEIAMERFHRIGDAQNPVQPEEFPGMPPRSQIVAEVMAALGMTPPAD from the coding sequence ATGGAGATCGGTGCAGACAAGGTCGCGGTGGTGACCGGCGCAGGGAGCGGTATCGGGTTGGCGCTCAGCCACGCGTTCGCCGCGCAGGGGTGTTCGGTCGTGCTCGCCGACGTGCAGCAGGACGCGCTCGATGCCGCCGCTGCGGCCGTCGCCGAGCATGGCGTCGAGACGATGGCGATGATCGTCGACGTGAGCGACCGGGCGCAGGTCGAGGCACTCGCCCAGGCGACGATCGAGCGGTTCGGTGGCGTGCACGTCCTGTGCAACAACGCCGGCGTCTCGGGGGCGGGCGATCCGTGGTTCGGTCCGATCGAAGGCTGGGAGTGGACCTTCGGCGTCAACCTGTGGGGCGTCGTGTACGGCGTGCGGGCGTTCCTCCCACACATGATCGCCGGCGGTGGCGGGCACATCGTCAACACGGCTTCGATGGCGGGTCTGTACGCCGGGTTGAGTCCCGCGTACGACGCCACGAAGCACGGCGTCGTCGCGCTCACCGAGAGCCTCCACCACGCGATGGAGGCGGCGCAGTTGGGGGTCGGTGTCAGCTGTCTGTGTCCGGGTTGGGTGAAGACCGGCATCCTCGACTCCGACCGCAACTGGCCGTCGGAGCTCGGGCCCTTGCCCGACATCGACCCGGGTGCCGAGGTGAGTCGGAACTACGTGAAGCGTGCGATCGACGAGGGCATGCAGCCGGGAGCGGTCGCCAATCTGGTCGTCGACGCGGTTCGTGAAGGTCGGTACTGGATCTTCCCGCATCCCGAGTGGCTGGAGATCGCGATGGAGCGGTTCCACCGGATCGGCGACGCGCAGAACCCGGTGCAACCCGAGGAGTTCCCCGGCATGCCACCGCGGTCGCAGATCGTCGCCGAGGTCATGGCGGCGCTCGGGATGACGCCGCCGGCCGACTGA
- a CDS encoding LLM class flavin-dependent oxidoreductase: MRVDANFYGSVPMPDAGNDGPQPVDRRYGNADFLACYDHLTHWAKTMDRLGYDTMWLTEHHFQYEGYEVTPNLILFGLHLAKETERLRLGQMFNVVPQWHPLRLAEDAAMMQILTNNRIQFGVGRGTVPREAQSLGGVVASGDNEMSAELDRVNREMFEESMEIIKSAWTNETFSFTGKHFVLPPPGIPDRGSTVQDLTLIPKPIAPIDVWQAVTSPPTLDYAARARHHAVLPARGIESTKKWWDDFGNKAADGGWDIGRSDARCLAINMHVGPTRDDAIRTGRNAHDEWIRFLAPYGRFRAYTLPDGSPVPFDFRPTIEDSIEQDMMLIGSPEECADLLGRYRDEVGVEHVVLFFDMPGLTQEQMDEQLEMTATEVLPKLGVTLA; encoded by the coding sequence ATGCGTGTTGATGCGAACTTCTACGGCTCGGTTCCGATGCCCGACGCCGGCAACGACGGCCCCCAACCCGTCGATCGACGGTACGGCAACGCCGACTTCCTCGCCTGCTACGACCACCTCACCCACTGGGCCAAGACGATGGACCGGCTCGGCTACGACACGATGTGGCTCACCGAGCACCACTTCCAGTACGAGGGGTACGAGGTCACGCCCAACCTGATCCTGTTCGGCCTGCACCTGGCGAAGGAGACCGAGCGGTTGCGGCTCGGCCAGATGTTCAACGTGGTGCCGCAGTGGCACCCGCTGCGCCTCGCCGAGGACGCTGCCATGATGCAGATCCTCACGAACAACCGGATCCAATTCGGTGTGGGTCGCGGCACCGTGCCGCGTGAAGCCCAGTCGCTCGGCGGCGTCGTCGCATCCGGCGACAACGAGATGTCGGCCGAACTCGACCGCGTCAACCGCGAGATGTTCGAGGAGTCGATGGAGATCATCAAGTCGGCGTGGACGAACGAGACGTTCTCGTTCACCGGCAAACACTTCGTGCTCCCGCCACCCGGCATCCCCGACCGCGGCTCGACGGTGCAGGATCTCACGCTGATCCCCAAGCCCATCGCCCCGATCGACGTGTGGCAGGCGGTGACCTCGCCCCCGACGCTCGACTACGCGGCTCGGGCGCGCCATCATGCCGTGCTGCCGGCGCGCGGGATCGAGAGCACGAAGAAGTGGTGGGACGACTTCGGCAACAAGGCCGCCGACGGCGGCTGGGACATCGGCCGCAGCGACGCACGCTGCCTGGCGATCAACATGCACGTCGGCCCGACCCGTGACGATGCGATCCGCACCGGCCGCAACGCCCACGACGAGTGGATCCGGTTCCTCGCCCCGTACGGCCGGTTCCGGGCGTACACGTTGCCCGACGGCAGCCCGGTGCCGTTCGACTTCCGCCCGACGATCGAGGACTCGATCGAGCAGGACATGATGCTGATCGGGTCGCCCGAGGAGTGCGCCGACCTGCTCGGTCGCTACCGCGACGAGGTCGGCGTCGAGCACGTCGTGCTGTTCTTCGACATGCCCGGTCTCACCCAGGAGCAGATGGACGAGCAGTTGGAGATGACCGCCACCGAGGTCCTCCCCAAACTCGGCGTCACCCTCGCCTGA
- a CDS encoding alpha/beta fold hydrolase encodes MALTTYRIDRDGADRLLILLHGWSAEQHHLAAYVPLVDPDERFTAACPRAPHDLPEGDGASWYDRTDTGPDAASFRQAVDTLDTFVADEMARAGVGPERTVLGGFSQGGFLALALALRPTGPAFAGVWAMCCALPEIEGLDLDTGSGDGRPALIQVGEHDPIITPDRGRAAASTLAGGGWNVSTYGYDMAHSQRLEMMADAKSWLAAI; translated from the coding sequence ATGGCTCTCACCACGTACCGCATCGACCGCGACGGCGCCGATCGGCTGCTGATCCTGCTCCACGGATGGAGCGCCGAGCAGCATCATCTCGCCGCCTACGTTCCCCTCGTCGACCCCGACGAGCGGTTCACCGCCGCCTGCCCCCGGGCCCCGCACGACCTCCCGGAGGGTGACGGTGCCTCCTGGTACGACCGCACCGACACCGGCCCCGACGCCGCCTCGTTCCGGCAGGCGGTCGACACCCTCGACACGTTCGTCGCCGACGAGATGGCCCGAGCCGGCGTCGGCCCCGAACGGACCGTGCTCGGCGGATTCTCACAGGGCGGCTTCCTGGCGCTGGCGCTGGCGCTCCGACCGACCGGGCCGGCCTTCGCCGGTGTGTGGGCGATGTGCTGCGCGCTCCCCGAGATCGAGGGCCTCGATCTCGACACCGGGTCCGGCGACGGTCGCCCGGCCCTGATCCAGGTCGGCGAGCACGACCCGATCATCACGCCAGACCGTGGCCGCGCCGCGGCCTCGACGCTCGCCGGCGGCGGCTGGAACGTGTCGACGTACGGATACGACATGGCGCACAGCCAACGACTCGAGATGATGGCCGACGCCAAGTCCTGGCTCGCCGCCATCTGA